The Malus domestica chromosome 06, GDT2T_hap1 genome has a segment encoding these proteins:
- the LOC103409753 gene encoding transcription factor bHLH47 produces the protein MGSPDPVPAAGKGNVATEASVRGACTGIKKQGKIPKRIHKAERERKKRERFNEHFFELADALELNQQNSGKASILSEATRLLKDLFGQIKCLQKENASLLSESNYMTLEKNELRDDNSALETQIEKLQSEIQERVAQSKPDLNAPPCTELRPEVASHFTGNCIGFPTQEPGLQQPPAVFVMPVGPDLQAYPQPAVAHLTSNTTSHVSKPHARYPTSVDSWPSQLLGEKPTAGKGFRQSRENDHSIM, from the exons ATGGGTTCCCCGGATCCTGTGCCGGCAGCTGGCAAGGGTAACGTTGCAACGGAGGCATCAGTGCGTGG GGCTTGTACTGGAATAAAGAAACAGGGGAAAATTCCGAAAAGAATCCACAAGgctgagagggagagaaagaagcgTGAGCGTTTTAACGAGCATTTTTTTGAGCTGGCTGATGCTCTTG AACTGAATCAGCAGAACAGTGGAAAGGCCTCTATACTAAGTGAAGCTACTCGACTGTTGAAGGACTTGTTTGGTCAGATTAAATGCTTACAGAAGGAAAATGCATCCCTGTTGTCTGAATCAAATTAT ATGACCCTTGAGAAGAATGAGCTGAGAGACGATAATTCTGCCTTAGAAACTCAGATCGAGAAATTGCAAAGTGAGATACAAGAGAGGGTGGCACAGTCTAAACCGGATCTAAATGCACCACCTTGCACAGAATTGAGACCAGAAGTTGCCTCCCATTTTACCGGAAATTGCATCGGATTTCCCACTCAAGAACCCGGCTTGCAGCAACCACCCGCTGTCTTTGTCATGCCTGTCGGCCCTGATCTCCAAGCTTATCCACAGCCGGCTGTCGCCCACCTCACATCTAACACCACCTCACATGTGAGCAAACCGCATGCTAGGTATCCAACCTCGGTGGACTCTTGGCCGTCCCAACTTCTCGGTGAGAAACCAACCGCAGGCAAAGGGTTTCGACAAAGCCGGGAAAACGACCATAGTATAATGTAA
- the LOC103409827 gene encoding uncharacterized protein, with translation MHRSKTVVFIWFLYALLFYSLFQMALRNSDSSRNSTSASDSVISNKERRSALYDQMGRDLAEHGPVFLKNGGQTSQSLSLSDIFTIRDGSVAPVLKAANPPVRANVLYLSTQYSIPILNVLKPILDPYFDEAIWFQNSSLYHSSMFHASHHISPVPATSDEIEAEAAAVRNIAEGLCPLKIVLDRVVLTSTGVLLGCWQVNSGSDPITIREKLRTALPRAPEKQLYDAAILHTSFARLLGHPKASSTVLSNTSEQVHFFQELVNRLNKELQGFEAVVSELWYVEEFDVLALALNGRMKFRKFQLGCSRS, from the exons ATGCATCGCTCCAAGACCGTAGTTTTCATCTGGTTCCTCTACGCCTTGCTCTTCTACTCTCTCTTCCAAATGGCTCTCCGGAACTCCGACTCCTCACGCAATTCCACCTCTGCCTCTG ATTCTGTAATTTCGAACAAGGAGCGGAGGTCCGCACTGTACGATCAGATGGGTCGGGATTTGGCTGAGCACGGACCGGTTTTTCTCAAAAACGGCGGCCAGACCTCCCAGTCTCTGTCACTTTCTGATATTTTTACTATCAGGGATGGATCTGTAGCACCTGTGCTTAAg GCAGCAAATCCTCCTGTTCGTGCTAATGTGTTGTATCTGAGCACACAGTACTCGATTCCGATTTT GAATGTGCTCAAACCTATACTCGATCCTTACTTTGATGAAG CGATCTGGTTTCAGAACTCGAGCTTATATCATTCTAGTATGTTTCATGCCTCGCATCATATTTCGCCTGTTCCTGCTACTTCAGATGAG ATTGAAGCTGAAGCagctgccgttaggaatattgcAGAGGGTCTCTGCcctttgaaaattgtcttggACAGGGTGGTCTTAACTTCAACGGGTGTGCTTCTTGGGTGCTGGCAG GTAAACTCTGGATCAGATCCTATAACCATTCGAGAAAAATTGAGGACCGCGCTTCCACGTGCACCAGAAAAGCAACTT TATGATGCTGCTATTCTTCATACTTCATTTGCAAGGCTTCTTGGTCACCCCAAAGCATCATCCACG gTGCTATCTAATACTTCAGAACAAGTCCACTTCTTCCAAGAGCTTGTTAATCGTCTAAACAAAGAACTCCAAGGATTTGAG GCTGTGGTATCTGAGCTCTGGTATGTCGAAGAATTTGACGTTTTGGCTCTAGCATTGAACGGAAGAATGAAGTTTCGCAAGTTTCAACTTGGCTGCTCGAGAAGTTGA